A genomic stretch from Malus domestica chromosome 15, GDT2T_hap1 includes:
- the LOC103415884 gene encoding protein BIG GRAIN 1-like C translates to MYVRERLPKEETFLRRRRNPSFSSSLLDSIYRSIDESSGGDGDQGYVRESTAMVRKQSSSTKGDNEKVNLRRAIMIENWVEKQSVHSSMFSNSASSSSESSSGAAFSSSETDSSYRSRTKPKAVEQRFVQFEEKEKIESGGGSAFSRTKLRALKIYEELKKVKQPISPGGRIVSFINSIFNSGNVKKPKMCYVGAVEDVTISENVSNSKSACPSSSASASTFSRSCLSKPSSRAKKSSNGTKRSVRFYPVSVILGEDSQPPNHLKCVFEEDPSLMPKPSFQKYARACPGNYDKLIQSGKRRTEDLLTFNRSTKSTSYRTTGAVSQNLVRSFCDNADDEESDHDAESCSSSDLFELNHPVGVGRYMEELPVYETTNFRTNQAIAQGLL, encoded by the coding sequence ATGTATGTGAGGGAGAGGTTACCGAAAGAAGAAACGTTTTTGAGGCGAAGAAGAAACCCATCTTTCTCTTCTTCGCTACTCGACTCCATCTACCGCTCCATTGATGAATCGAGCGGTGGAGATGGAGATCAGGGTTATGTTCGAGAGTCGACTGCAATGGTCAGGAAACAGAGCAGTTCTACTAAAGGAGACAATGAGAAGGTTAATCTTCGAAGGGCTATTATGATTGAGAATTGGGTCGAGAAGCAGAGCGTTCACAGCTCCATGTTCTCGAACTCCGCTTCGAGTTCCTCGGAGTCGAGCTCGGGAGCTGCATTTTCGTCTTCCGAAACAGATTCGAGCTACAGATCAAGAACAAAACCGAAGGCGGTCGAGCAGAGGTTCGTGCAGTTCGAGGAGAAGGAAAAGATTGAGAGTGGCGGAGGAAGTGCGTTTTCAAGGACGAAGCTACGAGCTTTGAAAATCTatgaagaattgaagaaagtGAAGCAACCAATTTCGCCCGGCGGGCGGATTGTGAGCTTCATCAACTCGATTTTCAATTCCGGCAATGTCAAGAAGCCAAAAATGTGTTATGTTGGAGCTGTGGAAGATGTGACCATTTCAGAGAATGTGTCGAATTCGAAATCGGCTtgtccttcttcttctgcttctgcttctacTTTCTCAAGGTCTTGCTTGAGCAAACCGTCTTCAAGAGCGAAAAAATCGAGCAATGGCACTAAAAGGTCCGTTAGATTTTACCCAGTGAGTGTGATTCTTGGTGAGGATTCTCAGCCTCCAAACCACCTCAAATGTGTGTTTGAAGAAGACCCAAGCTTGATGCCAAAACCCTCTTTTCAAAAATATGCAAGGGCTTGTCCTGGTAATTATGATAAGCTGATCCAATCGGGTAAGAGACGAACAGAAGACCTGCTCACATTTAATCGTAGCACAAAATCAACAAGTTACAGAACGACCGGGGCGGTTAGTCAAAATTTGGTGAGAAGTTTTTGCGACAATGCAGATGATGAAGAAAGTGATCATGATGCTGAGAGCTGTTCAAGTTCTGATCTTTTTGAGCTGAATCATCCAGTTGGGGTTGGAAGGTACATGGAAGAACTTCCTGTGTATGAGACTACTAATTTCAGAACCAATCAAGCTATTGCCCAAGGGTTGTTGTAA
- the LOC103400854 gene encoding vacuolar protein sorting-associated protein 2 homolog 1 has product MSFLFGKRKTPAELLRENKRMLDKSIREIERERGALQGQEKKLILEIKKSAKQGQMGAVKVMAKDLVRTRHQIEKFYKLKSQLQGVSLRIQTLKSTQAMGEAMKGVTKAMGQMNRQMNLPSLQKIMQEFERQNEKMELTTEVMGDAIDDALEGDEEEEETDELVSQVLDEIGINVNQELVNAPSAAVAAPAAKNKVPQVETAAAGADDGGIDSDLQARLDNLRRM; this is encoded by the exons ATGAGTTTCCTCTTCGGCAAGCGGAAGACGCCCGCAG AACTTTTGCGGGAAAACAAGAGGATGCTGGACAAATCTATTCGAgagatagagagggagagaggagctCTCCAAGGACAAGAGAAGAAACTAATTCTAGAGATTAAGAAAAGTGCCAAGCAAGGGCAGATG GGAGCTGTTAAAGTTATGGCGAAAGACCTTGTTCGAACACGACATCAGATTGAAAAGTTCTACAAGCTCAAATCTCAACTCCAGGGTGTATCTCTCAGAATTCAG ACGTTGAAATCCACACAAGCTATGGGAGAGGCAATGAAGGGAGTGACGAAGGCAATGGGCCAGATGAACAGGCAGATGAACTTGCCATCACTGCAGAAAATTATGCAAGAATTTGAGAGGCAGAATGAGAAGATGGAATTGACAACTGAGGTGATGGGCGATGCTATTGATGATGCGCTGGAaggagatgaggaagaggaggaaacCGACGAACTAGTGAGCCAAGTTCTTGATGAGATTGGAATTAACGTCAACCAAGAG CTTGTTAATGCACCATCGGCTGCTGTTGCTGCACCGGCTGCGAAGAACAAAGTTCCACAAGTGGAAACAGCAGCAGCCGGAGCTGATGACGGTGGGATAGATAGTGATTTACAGGCGAGGCTAGACAATTTAAGAAGGATGTAG
- the LOC103400855 gene encoding RING-H2 finger protein ATL33-like, which produces MGYKLYTIQSPISQPPPPPPSPKTNLSMLYYGLIVFGTVGIILAMYNLIFIKWTSRRHGQSPASRPSNSLVDLSRTRRGRSFENLGSFRYQKKEESTTKDENSVECAVCLSVFEDGEEIRKLPTCKHSFHAPCIDMWLYSHSDCPICRTPVPVSSWCHPQLTTTPEDNSREGLLV; this is translated from the coding sequence ATGGGTTACAAGCTCTACACAATACAAAGCCCCATTTCACAGCCGCCACCGCCTCCTCCGTCACCAAAAACCAACTTATCCATGCTGTATTACGGCCTCATAGTCTTTGGAACAGTTGGCATAATCCTAGCCATGTACAACCTTATCTTCATCAAATGGACCTCGAGGCGCCACGGCCAGTCTCCGGCGTCAAGACCATCAAACAGTTTGGTTGATCTCTCAAGAACAAGGAGGGGTAGGAGCTTTGAGAACTTGGGCAGCTTCAGGTACCAGAAGAAAGAGGAATCAACGACAAAAGATGAAAATTCTGTTGAATGTGCTGTTTGTTTGTCAGTTTTTGAGGATGGAGAAGAAATAAGAAAGCTGCCTACTTGCAAGCACTCTTTTCATGCTCCTTGCATAGACATGTGGCTCTACTCTCACTCTGACTGCCCGATCTGTCGCACGCCCGTGCCCGTCAGCTCGTGGTGTCATCCGCAGCTGACGACTACGCCGGAGGACAATTCCAGAGAAGGCCTGCTAGTCTGA